Part of the Coregonus clupeaformis isolate EN_2021a unplaced genomic scaffold, ASM2061545v1 scaf0499, whole genome shotgun sequence genome, gaaccactacactgatactactgaaccactacactgatactactgaaccactacactgatactactgaaccactacactgatactactgaaccactactacacactgatactactgaaccactacactgatactactgaaccactacactgatactactgaaccactacactgatactactgaaccactacactgatactactgaaccactaacactgatactactgaaccactacactgatactactgaaccactacactgatactactgaaccactacactgatactactgaaccactacactgatactactgaaccactactacacactgacactactgaaccactactacacactgatactactgaaccactacactgatactactgaaccactactacacactgacactactgaaccactacactgacactactgaaccactacactgatactactgaaccactacactaatactactgaaccactactacacactgatactactgaaccactactacacactgatactactgaaccactacactgatactactgaaccactacactgatactactgaaccactacactgatactactgaaccactacactgatactactgaaccactacactgacactactgaaccactacactgatactactgaaccactactacacactgacactactgaaccactacactgatactactgaaccactactacacactgacactactgaaccactacactgatactactgaaccactacactgatactactgaaccactactacacactgacactactgaaccactacactgatactactgaaccactactacacacggacactactgaaccactacactgatactactgaaccactacactgatactactgaaccactacactgatactactgaaccactacactgatactactgaaccactactacACACTGATACCACTGGACcactacactgatactactgaaccactactacacactgatactactgaaccactacactgatactactgaaccactacactgatactactgaaccactactacacactgatactactgaaccactactacacactgatactactgaaccactacactgatactactgaaccactacactgatactactgaaccactactacacactgatactactgaaccactacactgatactactgaaccactacactgatactactgaaccactacactgaaactactgaaccactacactgatactactgaaccactactacacactgaaactactgaaccactactacacactgactactgaaccactactacacactgatactactgaaccactactacacactgatactactgaaccactacactgaaactactgaaccactacactgatactactgaaccactacactgatactactgaaccactactacacactgactactgaaccactactacacactgatactactgaaccactactacacactgatactactgaaccactacactgatactactgaaccactacactgataccactgaaccactacactgatactactgaaccactacactgatactactgaaccactacactgatactactgaaccactactacacactgatactactgaaccactacactgaaactactgaaccactactacacactgaaactactgaaccactactacacactgatactactgaaccactataCTGATACCactgaaccactacactgatactACGGAACCACTACACTGaaactactgaaccactacactgattctactgaaccactacactaATACTACTGAAGCATGCCACAGACCAACACAGCCTACTGTCTCCATGCAGACCACGTCACAGACCACCACAGCCCAGCCTACTGTCTCCATGCAGACCACGTCACAGACCACCACAGCCCAGACTACTGTCTCCATGCAGACTACGTCACAGACCACCACAGCCCAGACTACTGTCTCCATGCAGACCACGTCACAGACCACCACAGCCCAGCCTACTGTCTCCATGCAGACCACGTCACAGACCACCACAGCCCAGACTACTGTCTCCATGCAGACCACGTCACAGACCACCACAGCCCAGACTACTGTCTCCAAGCAGACCACGTCACAGACCACCACAGCCCAGACTACTTTTTCCATGCAGACCACGTCACAGACCACCACAGCCCAGACTACTTTTTCCATGCAGACCACGTCACAGACCACCACAGCCCAGACTACTTTTTCCATGCAGACCACGTTACAGACCACCACAGCCCAGACTACTTTTTCCAAGCGGACCACGTCACAGACCACCACAGCCCAGACTACTGTCTCCATGCAGACCACGTCACAGACCACCACAGCCCAGACTACTGTCTCCAAGCAGGCCACGTCACAGACCACCACAGCCCAGACTACTGTCTCCATGCAGACCACGTCACAGACCACCACAGCCCAGACTACTGTCTCCATGCAGACCACGTCACAGACCACCACAGCCCAGACTACTGTCTCCAAGCAGGCCACGTCACAGACCACCACAGCCCAGACTACTGTCTCCAAGCAGGCCACGTCAAAATATCTTCTGCATTAAAGTAACTGTCAactgaaaatctcacttttaaaagttcatattctgttaactcatagcTAAATAATGTTGTTGATTTGTCCTATATTCCTATTTGTGGCCGaagcaaaaaaaacatttaaaaaatcccACCTTGAACTTGTATCTTAAACAGCCtatttaaaaaatgcttgctatttcctcatagaggatgatgtcatcctcctgaggaGAATGAACTGACCAATTAGCGATCTACTTGCATTACAATTTTTTTatgaccggtatacgcccacaccattctgttgttggggtacgcccacaacattccaacacagaaaagcagcTTTTTAACATAATTCATTACCATTTCTTgcaaggaaaactatttcacccatatctgaaaacactggacagttagTGTAAATATGAATACTGAACCACTCCCCCCGTACACTGCTAAATCGCTGCTGGGTTTCGCTGCTGCTGGTATCATTAAGGTCTCATATTGATTATGTGTGCTGTGAGCATTCCTCGTTCTGCATGTCGATTACAGATGTGGTGGGCTGTTTCACCTCGGTCTGTCTCACTCGAGTTAAACTGTTATTGAGGGAGAGGCCGCGAGCCGCTGATAtggcttgtgtcccaaatggcacccttttccatatgcaccctatgggccctgttcaaaagtagtgcactatatagggaaaagggtgccatttgagaagcACGTTAGTGAAACACCATTAGTCACTGTTAATGACCTTTCCCAGGGAAAGTGTATGTATGGAATATATCTGCAGTTTGTGCTGCCAATGCACAGTGTGGATATAAACAGATAGTGGTTGTTACTCTACATGTTTCTATGTATTGTTCAGTAATCAGATGGATTATTTAAGATTTTAGAGAAAAGTGCCTACTTGGAGATTCAACAGGAAGACCCCCGGTAAACCCCATTCAACCCCACGCTAACTCTGAATCAAATAACTACCTAATCAAGTGTAAGTATGTTATTTTTGTAATTCTATTTTGTTACTTTGGGCTGAATAGAGAATTCACATTATAAACGTGCTATTACAGACCTACAGACCAATGACAAAACACAGCGTGGGTGTCTTCTACAGACCCATATGTAACTATTAGTTGAACTGGTTTGAGAGAAAAGTGTTTATGGAAATAGGGAATAATGACAGTGTCGCTGTGCATGCTGGGAAATTATGAACAATTAGGCTGCGCTTTGTTCCCGGTCCACAAGATGGCGAACATCAAACGACTGTACAGGAGACCATAGCCATTTATATCGTTCCACTGGTGTCACTGAAGCCACTAAAGTGTTTCTGACTAATTGTTTACAATGTATCACATCATTTAGAGTTATGCTCGTGTCAAATTCCCCCTATATCCGTGCGTAATGTCTGTGCGTAAATATGCATATAGGCTATGGTATTATTGATCCTGGTATTACAATAGGCTACTACCCTCCTTATCGCGCCTACCATGAATGCCATGATGTAGTCTATGTAGGTAGGGTGTGAACAGATTGCAGGCAGCCGGACGGGGTGCAATATTCTGTTCTAAGGACGGCTGCCGCACCACCGCTGTATTTAGCCCTGCCGTAGCCCCCGTCACTTGACGGTTTCAGCACTTGACTACAGTTCCAAGTCTTTTCCCACATAGACCTACATAATTTCCTGACGAGGCGTATCTCACCGAGCGAGGAGATGAGACCGCTATTctgcacagagggagggagagctctCCTACTCTGTCCTACTGCGCATTTCGGAATGATCTCGGTCTATTTGTTCTCTGGCAAAGCAAGAGGGGCTGGGAAACTCATTCGCTCTCCGTCGTTGGTAATTGTTTTTTTCTCCTAACTGGTTGAAATCCGTCGTGAGTTCCTCCTTACAAGAAGAAGTAGGCTGAGATTCCTACGGcgctgaatgagagagagagagagagagagagagagaaagagcgagcgagcgagagagagagagagagagagagagagagagacagacagagagagagggagagagagagagagagagagagagagagagagtccagtCCTTTATAGTGTAGAAGTGGGAGCAGCTACCAATATGAGCACACCGCTCGGAGGGTGAGGACCATCAGTAACAGCATCAGCAGCATCAGCAGCATCAGCATCAGTCCCCGGGATGGATTGTGTTCTGTGCAGCACTTTGTGTGCGCGGAGACGGAGGCCGTGAAGGCAGATAGATAACAATGAGGATAGCAAATTAAACTCCAATACTCGCGCTTGTGATTCAAGCCGTTATTTCAATCTACAAGGAAAGTTGATTTTGGACACTTTTATGATTCCGCGTCGGATTGCTACCGCCGGGCACTTCAACAGGGCATCAGCCGTGCGCGTCTCCGAGACACATTTATGACTATTCTAAGTGGCAGCTATTAGACCTGACTGATGACACTCTGCTATCCGGATTTCGTTTCCCTGTTGCGCCCGAACCCCAACCAAACCTCATATTCTGATTCGGCAGAGTATGCCTTTGGAGGATAAGCTTGGCAACAAGGGCTTATCGTTCACTCCGATGGGGATAGAGGATAACAACACGAGGAACGGCCTGTCGGATCAATGGGCCGATAGCATGGTGGTTCGGCCCCGGACCACGGAGCGGAGCATCACCGTCCACAAGAAACTGGTCCTGGGGTTTGCCATCTCCATCCTCACGCTCATCGTCGTCACGGCCATCGCGGTTCTCCTCAGCGTCCGGTTCGAGGAGTGCGCCGGGGAGAGCACCTCACGAGCGGGCAACGGCTCTAACGCCAAGTTCAACGGGTCACGGGATGGAAACGGGAACCACAAAGATGAGGAAGCCCAGCCGTGGCGACACCTCCGGTTACCGACGTCTCTCCGGCCCCGGCACTACGACCTGCGTCTCTCAGTGTACATGGATAACTTTACTTTCTCCGGGGAAGTGAACATTGAATTCGAGTGTGTGAACTCTACCAAGTTCATAGTGCTTCACACCGACCGCCTCGAGGTGGAGAAAGTGGCGGTTTACTCGGACAACAAAAAACCCGGCGTCATGAGAATCCACCGCCAGTTCCACTACCGAGCCAACCAGGTTTATGTGATCGCTTTACACAGGGAACTAAAGCCCACGAGGACGTATAAAGTAAACATTACTTTCGAGGCTCAAATAGAAAGCGAACTCCTGGGATTTTTCCGCAGCTCATATATGCTGCAGGGAGAGAGAAGGTAACCATTTACATTACAGTTACGCTATGCATCCACACCCCACATGGCATGATGTGTGAGTTAGCAGTGTGTCTGTAGCCTGTACCGTCCACTAACCGTGTTTTTTCCCCCAATAAAAATGAAACGGATTAGCCATTATATTACAAAGTAGCCTTTTGCTTTTAAACACGTTTTATGCTGTCATGTCTGGCTCTCAACCCCAAGTGCCTACTTCAAAGCAGTGTGTGATGCTGTCATCAAAGCAGTGTGTGACGCTGTCAGCTGAACTCTTGAGTCCCACAGTAATGCCAACGCGTTTTGGCCTTCTAACCCCTTTTTAAACATTTGTTCTGCATCCGCTGATACCAACCACTAGTATGTGTGATTAATGAGGGCTGAGGTAGCCTGTTCAACTCTGACACCCTCTGGTGGCGTTTTCTTAATGAAGCATTATATTGTATAATACCCTCATAAAGTACATTTCGGTTTCAAAACTACCGAGTCCTACAAACATATTCTTAATACTGTTTGAGAAACCAACTGTTATGCCCCATCTATGAAAAGCCTCTCATGAGCACGCAcctgttttgctctatgacgacGCTCACAAGCCACAGAAGAGTGTTTTGGAAGGTACGGTTCTTCTACACAGAAGATcccaggaaatcccaggacatagtgcgtaaaatactgtaataagctcacatagtttaCGTCACAAACTCCatacagttgtcactgactagttggatattcatttcccactgagcaaaccATTTATGTACTTACAGCATTCTTATTCATTCCATTTTTTATCACGTTTTTGCTCGGTGGACctttgtcaataaaactcatgaatgcaactgtttgtCAAATCGTTTttgccctggttgtcctgaaaagaaaatggtaaaacatGTCAATGTGAGGCTAAATGTGAGGGCAGACCCAAGCAAATGAATGAAAGTAGTGAATTTCAGCTTTTTCACTGTGGTAGTCCTGGGACCAATGGAGTTAAGTAAACGAAAAAACTATTCCAAGATAACCACTGTCAAATACATATTTACATTTGTTACTATTTACACTGTACCCCATTGGCCTTTCATGCACGATGACGCACGTTGAATTAATTCGATCTACTCATACTTTTGATGAGTTCTACCAACATGTTTCCTAGATGGAATGTTGCTAAAGTGCCTTAGTGAATGAGTCTGTTTGATCTATAGCTGCAGTGTTAGTTTGCATGGGGGAACATATTGGCATTGGCAGTAACTTCAGAATAAAATATAGAATAAGTAGCCAGTTAAACACTCTCAGCAGTAAGTCCTTCTGGGAGCCTCTGTCCATTATTCATATTCAGTGGTTCAACACAAACCATGACAGTGTTGCAATCTGTTTTATTGGATTCATAATGCATTAACGTGTACTTTAGTACTATGGCCACTTCCTCCTCAGCCCTCACTCCATATGGTACCGTACCTGCAGGCCTAAACCAACCATGGTACCATGACCTTGTTCCATTGGCCAGTCAGTTATTCTAGAAGCCCCATGCAGCATGACCTTGTTCCATTGGTCAATCAGTTATTCTAGAAGCCCCATGCAGCATGACATTGTTCCATTGGTCAGTCAGTTATTCTAGAAGCCCCATGCAGCATGACGTTGTTCCATTGGTCAGTCAGTTATTCTAGAAGCCCCATGCAGCATGACGTTGTTCCATTGGCCAGTCGGTTATTCTAGAAGCCCCATGCAGCATGACGTTGTTCCATTGGCCAGTCAGTTATTCTAGAAGCCCCATGCAGCATGACGTTGTTCCATTGGTCAGTCAGTTATTCTAGAAGCCCCATGCAGCATGACGTTGTTCCATTGGCCAGTCAGTTATTCTAGAAGCCCCATGCAGCATTACGTTGTTCCATTGGTCAGTCAGATTCTAGAAGCCCCATGCAGCATGACGTTGTTCCATTGGCCAGTCAGTTATTCTAGAAGCTCCATGCAGCATGACGTTGTTCCATTGGCC contains:
- the LOC121554998 gene encoding histidine-rich protein PFHRP-II-like, which translates into the protein MPQTNTAYCLHADHVTDHHSPAYCLHADHVTDHHSPDYCLHADYVTDHHSPDYCLHADHVTDHHSPAYCLHADHVTDHHSPDYCLHADHVTDHHSPDYCLQADHVTDHHSPDYFFHADHVTDHHSPDYFFHADHVTDHHSPDYFFHADHVTDHHSPDYFFQADHVTDHHSPDYCLHADHVTDHHSPDYCLQAGHVTDHHSPDYCLHADHVTDHHSPDYCLHADHVTDHHSPDYCLQAGHVTDHHSPDYCLQAGHVKISSALK
- the LOC123484935 gene encoding thyrotropin-releasing hormone-degrading ectoenzyme-like, whose translation is MPLEDKLGNKGLSFTPMGIEDNNTRNGLSDQWADSMVVRPRTTERSITVHKKLVLGFAISILTLIVVTAIAVLLSVRFEECAGESTSRAGNGSNAKFNGSRDGNGNHKDEEAQPWRHLRLPTSLRPRHYDLRLSVYMDNFTFSGEVNIEFECVNSTKFIVLHTDRLEVEKVAVYSDNKKPGVMRIHRQFHYRANQVYVIALHRELKPTRTYKVNITFEAQIESELLGFFRSSYMLQGERRYMAVTQFSPTHARKAFPCFDEPIYKATFRVILRHDASYLSLSNMPVEASISDDDGWVTNHFSRTPRMSTYYLAWAVCNFTYREVTTDSGVVIRLYARPNAIQSGAGDYALHITKRLLQFYEDYFKVKYSLPKL